The Candidatus Margulisiibacteriota bacterium genome segment GAACTACTTTGGTTGATATGATCTGGGAATGAGGATGCCGAAGTGAAGATCCCGCCGGCTTTCCATTATTACGAAAAATGGTGATCAAATGGGCAATGGGATCATTTGCCAGCGCATTATATCGCCTTAAATAAACCGAGAGAATGCGCTCTACCTCTTTGACTGTCATAGTTCCTATTGTTTTATTATGTACCGGATGCTCGATAATGACTTCATGATGGCCACACCCGGACATACTCACAAAAATCCCATCAGATGTTCTTTTTTTTGATGCACAGGCCTTAGGAGCCGGGCTCAAATTCGGATATTTATTATTAACGGCTCGAATAAGCCAACGCCCATCTTCCCTTATAGAAAATATCTCTTCATTGGAAATCTCATTACCCGGACAGAAGGGACATTGGGTATCGTATTCCGGAGCGTCGGGAAGGCCCTCGCTTAACTCCTCACCATAGTCACTTGGTTTTTCCGGGTAATAATCAGTTATCACTACCCATTCTTTCGTAGCTGGATTCTGTCGCATGTCAGATGTCATAAGGAAGCTCCCATACC includes the following:
- the galT gene encoding galactose-1-phosphate uridylyltransferase; translated protein: MTSDMRQNPATKEWVVITDYYPEKPSDYGEELSEGLPDAPEYDTQCPFCPGNEISNEEIFSIREDGRWLIRAVNNKYPNLSPAPKACASKKRTSDGIFVSMSGCGHHEVIIEHPVHNKTIGTMTVKEVERILSVYLRRYNALANDPIAHLITIFRNNGKPAGSSLRHPHSQIISTKVVPLYIRSQLYEAEHYFDDEGLCIYCAMLENELRVKERIIFENADFVVFVPFAAGIAYETMVMPRRHSASFGNLRESEIRSCAEALRFVTAKMVKNLNNPSYNYLIRTAPVPLSVVPFYHWYINIMPKTHPLNGFESGTGIRLSSFSPEQAAARLRF